CCCTGTTGCCTTGTTGTGAAAAATGACATCATTTCTGCGTAACCATATAGTCCATATCACTAAGAAAAAACCAACTAGCCAATACCTGCGTATCTCTTTCCTCATTGGGACAACTCTCCAGCTCTCAAATTGCTGTTTCACAGTGCCAGGCATAATTCACTCTTGTCCAAACGCCGATATCCAAGCACACCAAACCTGCCAAGATTGCTCACATGTAATAAACAAATGTTGTACATTTTCAGCATCTTTCTTACATAGTATGCACATAGTATCATTCTGTTGCAGTACACCAGTCGACTAAGCCGATCCTTTGTATTGACTCGGCCTACCAAAACGAACCATGAGAACAACTCCACTTGTGGCGGAACTAAGCCTTTCCAAATATCTTTTGTGAATCTGTATCTCAGGATCTCCTCATCCATAGTCTCTTCCTGCAAAACctgcacaaatgagttagtTGTATAAACTCCTTCCTTGTGAAACCTCCATACCACTCTATCTTGCACATCTGCTAGCAATCTAACAGATTGCAGGACAAGTAGCAACTGGTCCAATACATCTGTCTCCCATTGCCGGAGCTTTCTTCTCCATTGGAAGTGCCACACCCACTCTATCCCATCCCAGAACCCACAATCCCCAATAACTGATCCTTGTTGGTTTGAATCAAGAAGAGCCTCGAAAAATTGTCTTTCAGCTTTCCTACTTGAAGCCATTTATCTTCCCAAAATCTGGTGGTCCTACCATCTCCTACTTCCATAGCAAGCCCATCAATCAGCTTCTGCCTTACATGTTGTTCCTTTATTTGCACTTGACATATATCTCTCCATGGTCCACCCCTCTTTGGTAATATCTGAGTGGACAACAAGTGATTTGGGTTCAAGCTATTGCAAGAGCATACAATCCTCTTCCAAAGTGGACACTCCTCTTTAGAGAACCGCCACCACCATTTGAACAATAACGTTGTATTTCGCACCACCACATCGCCCACCCCCAATCCTCCTAGCTTCTTTGGTGCCTGAACCATCTCCCATTTCACTAGTGCCATACCAGCTCGTCCATCATCCTTACCCCAAAAGAATTTTCTCTGTAAGGATATAATTCTCCGTGCAACCGCGCTTGGCATCTTGTACAAACTCAAGTAATAAATAGGCAGGCTGTTGATAACCGACTTGATGAGTACCAGCTTTTCGGCCTTGCTAAGAACCTTTGCTTTCCACAAGCTGAGTTTCTCTTCCACCTTATCAATCACCGGCTTCCAAGTTTTTACCAACCTCGGATTCGCACCTAGGCTAATACCTAGGTACCGCACCGGCAATGCTGCCTCCTGACAGCCTAGAATCTAACACATCCGACTGACCCATTCCTGGCTGCAGTTAACTGGTATCAAGTTAGACTTCTCAAAGTTGATGCTCAACCCAGACATCATTTCGAAACACCTCAAAAGCCTCTTATAGTTCCTGACAGTTTCCTCCTCTAGCGGACAAAATAAAATGGTGTCATCAGCAAATTGTAGGTGTGATAGCACTATTTTATCCCTACCAACTAACAGAGGAGATATCCGCCTGTTCCTAACCGCCTCCCCAATCATTCTGTTGAGCACATTCACCACCAGTAGAAACAAACACGGCGATAAAGGATCTCCTTGACGTAGCCCCCTCTCCATTTTGAATGGTTTCGACGGTGATCCATTAATTAGAATAGAAACAGATGCCGATGTAACGCACTCCCTCACCCACGCCCTCCATGTTCGTCCAAAACCCATCTTCTCAAGTACAGTGTCAACAAAGTACCATTTTACTCTGTCATATGCTTTTTGGAAGTCTAGTTTAATAATCACTGATGCCTTCTTCTTCAGTTTTAACCATTGCACAGTTTCGCATGCTACTAGAGCTCCATCATGTATTTTCCTCCCTTTTACAAAAGCGCTCTGAGATTCCCCAACTAGCCTGGCATTACACCCCTCATTCTCCTTGACAATATTTTAGAAATAACTTTGTAAACACACCCCACCATGCTGATAGGCTCGATTGTTAATGAGTCGAGCCGTGAGCCAAGCTCAATTTTTGTGAGCCGAGCTTGAGCTTGGTCTAACTCAACTCAGCTCGACTCACTTCCAGCCTTACTTGTCGCACCACCGGCAACGTCTTCATGCGTTTTTAGTAGCATCGCTCACACCTCTCCTCCTTTCTCCTCTCTCTTCATTGTGACGTCGCCTATGCGTTgattttagtgactaattttagtatacaaataatatttttgtttaaaaaattataatattcaAAGTGATGATTTTAACACTAAATATAACGTtgagaataattttaaaacaaaaaaaaagttaaagaatAATTTCAATTACGACTTcaacttttagagattaaaCAATACTTATTCTTAGAATTTACAAGCAACTCACATTTAGAATTAAACACCACAAAACGATAACAAAGATTAATCTAATTAACAAACAAGGTCAAAGTAATATGATTAATCTCCCTTACATATTTCAAAGTTAACATAGTctcacaacaacaacaacaataatatataataagctACATGATTCGAATTTCACCCTCGAAGACaaatacatattgaaaattaaatatcaGACCAGCCAGTCCTTCTtcttattgttattattgtaGGAAcatgaaaacaaaaagaaagtaaaatgaTTTACTAAGAGCCATGCATATATCCTCATATATCCATTATTATTGTGCCTATAGAGccgcaagaaattaaatgacaaattAAAGCATATAACAATTCATTGATGATTATTGTAGTGACTATGCTGAACCATTAGACAAGATTATTgcagcatcatcatcatgaagcggAAGTGAAAGTGAAAGCACTTGTGATTGTGATTGTGATTGtggtgatggtgggttgagTTCATCCCAGCACTGAATCCACGTGATCATTGCATCTGAAAGTTTGTTGAAGTAATCATCAACTTTGCCAAGCTTGTCCCTTACTTGCTTTGAGAGCTCTATGTAACACTTCTGCGGCGTATCGCATTCCTTCGAAAGCGATATGGATTGGAAGAATGGGATCAACTCTTCTTGCCAAAAGATTCCCTTCAACTCCCTCTTGATGTTCAAGAATGCATTGCTTGCTTTGCTGTGCCATATGTACGGAACACCCGTCTTCACCCCTAATCCCAAATGATCACTTATCACCTGCATTCGTCCGATCCATACAACtaataaatttgataaaattataaagactatcaaaataattaaatctaaaatacgagtgaatatctaaccgttttatgataattttttcgaaaaactaCAAGtcccaaacaaaaaaaatactttttatgaTCATTCATATTTAACTTTGTGAGACTGGTTAGTCTTTATATTAATAATCTCTcttcaaaatatattaataactaacatatccttcatttaatttttataaataaaaataatttaaaaattactaatatTTCTTAGTTTTACACAATAAATTTAGTTAAtgtatttgaaaaagataataaaaaataaaaactaaatgaTCTTGATAATTATTCttaaaaaacaacaaaactcTCAACAAAAAAGAATTTGTTAATCCTAGTTGGTTCTTAATGAACAAATTAGCAGTTTAACATACTATATAGACTTATTTCgttaatatatatagaaaatattgACAGAAGTGCTAATTAgtcttataaaaataaatatcaaaaaactgaaaatgatatttttttattaaagatcttgttatttttttagataattttcGGATGCTATTTAGaattttttctctctaaaatacATACCTTGACACACCAACCAGCCCAGATGGAAGCATAGCGTCCAGCGGGCTGAGAATCTCCCATAAGGCCGAAGTACATGGCAGGCCCAATTAATTCACGGTTGAATGCCAAATTCATTCCACTCATTGGGAACAGCGCCCCCTTTGGAATTGTCATCACTGCATCTACGTACCTGTCATAGTCATCATCAAAATCATCACattatatttatacataataatattaatttactaaaaaaatgAACCTTTTGTTTCTGTCGAGAGGCTTGACAAGGTGAGTTGGGGCATCATAATCAGCAATGTTGAGCCAGAGGCCATGAGAGACTGCAGTTGGAACACCTTCACGGAGACTAAATGGGTATCCACGAACAAAATCTGCTCCTTCTCTGTACGGATCATACAATGTGTTGAAGAAATATGGTGTTGATGGTGTCGCAAGGTTCTTCACGTGCTGCTCCAGGGCATTTATGTCTTTTCCTGATGGATCTTTAGCAACCTATACATATTACATATGCATGCATCAAATTCACCACCATTCAAAGTGTTTAGGTAATATAAAACATGGAAACAATTATATATACAACCCTGAAATtagttataaatatatattatttaattatttttaatttatattttttattttaacatatatcTTATAGTTAATAACTGATATTAGTGTAAACCGAATGTTAcccttatatatattttttatagttcTTGGGTCTTTCAAAAATCGATTAATAAGAAATCAACATGTTCATATCGTATCCGCTTTTAATTGCCAGTTAGAATAATATAGCTCCAGACTTCTATATAGCTAGGTGTAATAATTCATATTAAGAAAATTGTAGACAAAGTTGACATGGTAtagaaattctaaaaatattttaatacaaattaagtATAGAATTCAATTAGagaattaatttttgttagcAAATATCAGCTAATTTTgtgacattatttttattttaaattataaaatctaaattataaatctttcaaaaaataaaaattaaaaaatatttttctaataaaaagctaattaatattaactaattaaaagttagtttttttttacttattcttaattatatatagaaGGTGAAAATCAAATGTATTTATTAACTTCGTAATTtaagaaaaaccaaaaaaaattgtttagaAGTTAAAAGGATGTTTAAAATAAAGCATGATTAAGAGGAAATTTGATTTTCCTATAACTTAAGAAACAATAGTAATTAACAAAGCTTCTTAAGAATTTGAGTTGGTGGGGATATATATAGACTCACAAAGCAATCATCTTCAATGGTGAAAATGTACTTCTTCTTGGAAACCAAGAAACCAAAGCAACGGCAAGCAGAGTCTTTGATGGAGATACAAGATGCCTTGGGCCCCAAGATTCTGTTAATGTCGTTTCGGTTATAAAGCTCGTAGTTAAATCCTTGAGGCACCTTAATGACTTTGGAAGGGTCGCCGTCTTGGACGATGATGAGGTGGTAGGGCTCAAAGAAGGCCCTCCACTTCTCCAAAAAATCCACATTCCTTATAGTCGGAATCACGATGTCCACCTCGTCCTTCAGGGTCGAGGGGGGCGACGAAGATGGTGGTGTTGGTTCGAACATTGTTGTGGTTTCAATGGGTGAGAGTGAAAACATTGTTGAACTTGGGAGGAGGATGGTGTTTTTTTGTTTAATGTTTTGTTGTGGTGGTGGATTTGAGGagccttttgtttttattttgaaGCATTGGGGActttgtgatttcttgtgataCAAGAATTACTAAGAAAACAAACTTGTGAAACAatgtttttcactttttcttttattaaaattctCTTCTTGTAGTTTTGATTTGGACATCAATTATTTGTGAGTTTTGTTGatctcttatttatttatttttatatatatgaacTTAAGAAATGTCTAAATTGAACATCAAATTTAATGTGTAAATAATatcatttaaaatattatttgcacattaaaaaaattagtatattatttttaaatgcTATCTTATTGCGATTaggtttaattttttatttttgtttctctCTAAAATTCCACTTCAACATTTTTGGAGTCATTTTCATAAATCCAAATAAAAGACCAAAGATTAAAGTTCATCTTTTTATTGTAAAAAGGGAACGAACATATTTTTTTGCTTACACACTTTACTCTAGTATATTAAGTAATATTTGTCAAAATaggaaaaagataaattattttaaaaaaatatttttctttaaattaaatttttaatatatcatATTGAAGATATttctttatattattattattattaaaaatacctcataaaaaataaaaatggctTTTTTAACATATTAAGCACTTTATTTatgagcaatgctaggggccagtaatttttgtgattgttaaccatcaactagccatcaatgatgatttgatggtgtgagattggtgtgagatttcatccaatggctcaccttcctctgctggttacatgctggccaaaattcaacaaaattgctggtcccctagacttttccattATTTATTTGAGCTCGTGCACTCAAGTCGAAGACGGGTTTGAGTTATTATTAGATTTTTTGGACAGGATTTGAGTTGTTTTATATTATATGTAACCAAATTAGTGACAGAATACAAGGCCCAAGGGCATAATTGACATCCATCAATTTTTATGTATGTACATTTTGTTGATCTAAAGTACAAATTGaggctgattttttttttatatggaaAGAAATATAGAGTTTGATGTTAAAATAAATTGTGTATAaagtaattatattaatataatatcagTATAAAATGTAGGTAgtaatttgtttttttaaattttttaaatttaaagccTGCAAAATACAGAATACGTttggtatttttatttttttatttcaaaatataCAACAAGATGCAGgttgtattttatattagttaaaattttttttattaaaagctGCAAAATGCAGTTTACATTTTgtttaaaacaaaatattttaacgAGTCTTgcttataaatattattattaatttctttgtttttgcaACTCTAAGCTCCATTCCTCTATCTTTTATATTTGTGAGTTTTTTTTACGGTTAGTAGTGTCAAAAAAATTGGGTGAGGTGAAGTTGAGGTTATGAAAGGTATTGTAAATTTGTGGGAATGTATTATAACGGTGAGATTATACCAAACATACATAAAGGAGTGATTTTTGTTTGTGAATGTCCATTTTCCTTTGCTATTCCATGCACAATGAATTTTGTAGAATTATAAAATGGTCTTTGTGAGAACATACAAAGTCACATTTCAAAATGCACCTGTGGTTTATTCACCTGGATTTCTGCAAGCGCAACTCTATTTGACAACCGTAGGTGATTTCTGTACTGCTGCGTGTACCACTTATAGTATATTAGAAGAGGATGGAAATTGACAATTTCGTCCCCTAGCTGCAGTGTATTATAGGGGTAAAAAATCTACATGTTAACCCAATCCCTGTTCTTGTCACTCCGGTCATGATTTTGTGTGCCGATCAACGCCTATAATGAGCATCACCAATATGGAATGGTTCCTCCGGTCGAAGTTGTTCAAACCCAAATTGGCGTCTTACTCAGTCTGTTGGGTGCCACTCTATACACCCAAATGACAATGGAGACTTTGTAGAGCTCACTACCAAAATTACGGATAGGTCGTCAGAAACCACGACTCTCATATACGGCCACCATATAAACTAGACATTAGTAAACACGACGACGATAAGTTATATTATTAAACATAATAAACTTCTTAACAGAAATTGTTAAAACGTACATCGTTAACTCCCATGTCATCTAATTGTTGTCCAAAGTGCGCTGTAGACCTTCGCGTATGTCTTGTTAGCCGGCGCCAATGACTCCACCTAAATAAGTTTATAATGGTTATAATCaacataataacaataataataacaataatattaacaacaatagtaaaaataataatgacGATAACCATTACCGTTGCGCAAGTGAAACACCAACAACGTCAAGTTCATTGCGAGGAATAGATGCTAAAAAGGGCATACGCTCTCACGCCCAAACAAAAAGCAGAATAAGAGGGTCATCCATCTATTTACAGTTTTATTGTGATGCACGACACAACGACCTTTACAGATGTGCCAGACTAGTTGTCCCACAACTATAGAGTTGAATGCGGTAGAAATCTCGAAGAAGAGATAAAAACTTCGAGTTTACAGAATTCATCGACTTGTCTGGAAATATAACCGTTCCAAGCATGCAGAAAATGTAACCCCGAACATACCACTCGATCGACTCTTGTGTGTCTAACAGTTCGATGTCTCTGCATCGTCGAATCCATGCAAGGTTTTCCTTTCCCAATATGTGAGGTCAAGACCGGACGCCCTACTAAAAATAGCTAGCAGTTTTTCACCAAGAACTCCTAACTGCTGCCCGTTACTCCATTCTACCCGTCACAGGCTCTCTAACTGGAAGGCCAAGTATATGTCACATTTTCTAGTGTCATAGTCACTTTACTAACTGAAAGATGAAACATATGTGTTTCAGGTCCCCATTGTTCCACAAAAGCACTCAACAGTGCAGATGTTCTTTCATTTCGCCTATTCGCAAAACGTGGTGGAACCTAGTTGATACTAGGACCATTGCATTTCTCTCGTTATAAGTTTCTAGCGGATCAATTTTTTTGGACAATAAATTTTTGATAActtgcaaaaagaaaaataataatattattatattagtactattaaaataataataataataataataataataataataataataataataataagggtaaagtatattttttttgtctctaaagtttgacaaaaattacaaaaatactcctaaattttattttgtttcaattttagcttagaagttttcgatttgcatcaaatataccttgacggctaatttttcaaaaaatttaagaccaattcaacaacaatttcataagaacaaccCTCAATATAAGTAAATCAAGCATAACTTTTatgcattattgttagattgattttaaattttttgaaaatttatccGTCGatggtatatttgatgcaaattgaaagcttttgggacaaaattgaaacaaaataaaacttagaggtatttttaaaatttttaccaaacttcaaaaacaaaaaatatactttatcctaataataataataataataataataataataataataataatgtacaTATTTATTCaacaattaataataacaatatattaataataattctaATTAGTATTAATAATagcaattaataataataacagtaaaagtaataataatgataattagtaatatattaaaaaataataataagaatataataatgatataataataatatattattattacattattttgaataataatatattaataaattattattaataatatattaattacggtaaatattttttttggttccTGACCTTTTATTCGAGGGACGACGCACACCTTAATTATACTTAAACCTCAACCAGACTCTCATCCATTAAGGAAAATGGATAGATTGACCCATGCTACCGAATGACAAAAAGTTGTCTATCAAGTAACAATGCCACGTGGTACCCCAAATAGTTGCAGGGACTAAAAATTTTCTCCCTATcccttcatcttcttcctttttctcctcttccggttcctcctcctcttcttttttaaaattctaactTATAATATAGCTAAGCTCACCATACCCTTGTGACTAACATAAATCCCAGTCATATTCACTTACAATTATGATAATCATACAATAAATAATCAACACAACAAACACAATTAAGTTCACCACTTTCATCAAAATCGTATAACCTAGGATTTGAGAGAATGATACTTAATTTCACTAAAGATGCGCTACCTCAAAGTAATTAGCTGGCAGAGATTGTGAGGTTGGGTAATGGTGGCTGACGATTTCTCTGGTACAGCTTCAACAACAAACAGTAGCAACAATAAGATGGCGTTAGTGACGATTTGACAGCTCAGAAACTGCAACATAGACAAAAAAAGCAAGATGCAGGGACATCAACAGTAGCAATGACATCGGTAACTCCGACAACATTAGTTTTGTGGAGTCAGAACAACAATCATAGTAGAATAAGACAGAATGAATCAGCTACGGCGCAGAAAAATAAGGAGCAGAAGAACAACGACAAAAGCACATGTGGCAGAGACGGTTACAGTGCAGAGAGCACGGAAGTAGCAGCGAAGGCTCATTCTCGAATCGGTGAAGATAACATCAATGGAGTGCTGGGAAAGAAGCAGTGCACGACATAGGAATAGgaaaggaagaggaagaagaaaagagaggtTAGTTCGATGATGGTGGTGCCACGGTGATGGTGATGAAGGTGAAGCTCGATGATGATGGTGACTGGCCAAAaagaaaggagaaaaagaaaaagaagaaaggagagaagaagaggagaagagaagaagaagaattttttTTGGAGGGGAGGGGGGAAGAGAGTTTTTAGTCTCTATAACTATTTGGAGTTGACATATTAGCTTCAACCTTATAACATCACCTTTGCAACTGTTTGTCAATCGATAATAAGAGTTGATTTATCCATTTTTCTTGATGAATAAGAGTCTGGTTGAGGTTTAAAGATGATTAAAGTGTGCTATGTCTCACCCAAAAGATGCTAGAaactgaaaaaaatatttacgctattaataataataaattattattattatattattaatatattattcaaaataataataatatattctgaataacatattaataataataataaaaacaataattaatattaataaaaaaatatgtcatCATCATTACAGTACAATAACAATAtactaacaataataatgataataataataataataataatcataataataataataatgacgGTAGTAATAATAACTATAATTCTActtactaataaaaataataatattttgctaattaataataataataataataataataataataaaattaaccgttaaattatatataaaatctaCTAATAACTCTAACAAtaacacaaataaataaacttatttataattaaaatacaaaaaatatttatttatcgAAGATAATCTAGATATTCAATAATATATTCTTAAAGTAATGTAAAATTACAAgacatttttttcattaatgtTATTCTTTACTCACTCAAGTTTCTTTCTCTAcataaatttcttttttctccTTTCAACTCACTCACttcatactttttctttttacattATGCATGAAGTTTTATACAACTTTTTTCACATTTAAATTCAAAGCCTAAAACGCAGATATAAAAATCTTTCCAAGTACAAGTGTTTAACATACGCCGAGTCTTCTTGCAAAATGCAATTTTTACTTTGCATTGACCACCTGTAAAATGTAGGTCGCGTTTGGCGTGTTTCAATACATTCTAAGTCCAGTTATAATCTGCATGCAAGGAACAAGAAGAATACGTTTCGCCTTGTGGTTGCGCCTCCCT
This sequence is a window from Arachis stenosperma cultivar V10309 chromosome 10, arast.V10309.gnm1.PFL2, whole genome shotgun sequence. Protein-coding genes within it:
- the LOC130956142 gene encoding UDP-arabinopyranose mutase 3-like, whose translation is MFSLSPIETTTMFEPTPPSSSPPSTLKDEVDIVIPTIRNVDFLEKWRAFFEPYHLIIVQDGDPSKVIKVPQGFNYELYNRNDINRILGPKASCISIKDSACRCFGFLVSKKKYIFTIEDDCFVAKDPSGKDINALEQHVKNLATPSTPYFFNTLYDPYREGADFVRGYPFSLREGVPTAVSHGLWLNIADYDAPTHLVKPLDRNKRYVDAVMTIPKGALFPMSGMNLAFNRELIGPAMYFGLMGDSQPAGRYASIWAGWCVKVISDHLGLGVKTGVPYIWHSKASNAFLNIKRELKGIFWQEELIPFFQSISLSKECDTPQKCYIELSKQVRDKLGKVDDYFNKLSDAMITWIQCWDELNPPSPQSQSQSQVLSLSLPLHDDDAAIILSNGSA